The following are from one region of the Aquirufa lenticrescens genome:
- a CDS encoding Gfo/Idh/MocA family protein, with protein MERREFLHKGALASLGTLAFSPKSYSKILGANDRVRVACVGFSDRHRASHVPPFKALAKGMNFEMVALSDLWNRRRDEGKAFLEKELGGSIQTYRNNEELYSAKGIDAVFISTADFQHALHTIEAVKAGCDTYTEKPLAETMEDNRAVLKAVKDSGKIVQIGSQRRSGENYWAADEFIKSGKFGDIKMVELMWNVNQPGRWRRPELTSILKESDIDWKRFLMNRPADKFDPRKYLEYRLFWPYSSGIPGQWMSHQIDTVHWFSGLSHPNSVVANGGIYQWNDGRVNADTMTVVFDYGKGNKGFQVQFTSRFSNAAGGTKEIYYSNGGELNLDTNTISPNGGLREREAKAMGLQANLLPTMKIEGAKVATDADTGGDILTFNHVKNWMECVRSRKTPNAPIEAGYQHSIATIMSNAAYRTGQRVTFDEKTQEVMAGDKVFKY; from the coding sequence ATGGAAAGAAGAGAATTTTTACACAAAGGTGCCCTAGCTTCTCTAGGTACTTTAGCTTTTAGCCCAAAATCGTACAGCAAGATTCTTGGCGCAAACGACCGCGTTCGCGTGGCTTGCGTAGGTTTCTCTGATCGTCACCGTGCCTCACACGTTCCTCCTTTTAAGGCTTTGGCCAAAGGAATGAACTTCGAAATGGTCGCTCTTTCAGATCTTTGGAATCGCCGCAGAGATGAAGGAAAAGCCTTTTTAGAAAAAGAATTAGGCGGATCTATCCAAACTTACAGAAACAATGAGGAATTGTATTCTGCGAAAGGGATCGATGCCGTATTCATCTCCACAGCTGACTTTCAGCACGCATTGCATACGATTGAAGCCGTAAAAGCAGGTTGCGATACCTACACAGAAAAGCCATTAGCCGAAACGATGGAAGACAACCGCGCGGTTTTAAAAGCGGTTAAAGACTCTGGCAAAATCGTTCAAATCGGTTCTCAACGTCGTTCAGGAGAAAACTACTGGGCAGCGGATGAATTCATCAAGTCAGGTAAGTTTGGCGATATTAAAATGGTAGAATTGATGTGGAACGTTAATCAACCAGGTCGCTGGAGACGCCCAGAATTAACAAGCATCTTAAAAGAATCTGATATCGACTGGAAACGCTTCTTAATGAATCGCCCAGCAGATAAATTTGATCCTCGTAAATACTTAGAATACCGCCTATTCTGGCCGTATTCATCAGGAATTCCAGGACAATGGATGTCTCACCAAATCGACACCGTACACTGGTTCTCTGGTTTATCTCACCCTAACTCAGTAGTAGCAAATGGAGGAATTTACCAATGGAATGATGGCCGTGTAAATGCGGACACCATGACTGTGGTATTTGACTATGGCAAAGGAAACAAAGGATTCCAGGTACAATTCACCTCTCGCTTCTCTAATGCAGCCGGTGGAACGAAAGAAATTTACTACTCTAACGGTGGCGAATTAAACCTAGACACGAATACCATCTCGCCTAACGGAGGTCTTCGTGAGCGCGAAGCAAAAGCAATGGGCCTTCAAGCCAACTTATTACCAACGATGAAAATCGAAGGAGCAAAAGTAGCGACGGATGCAGATACAGGCGGAGATATCTTAACTTTCAACCACGTGAAAAACTGGATGGAATGTGTTCGTTCTCGCAAAACGCCTAATGCTCCTATCGAAGCAGGTTACCAACACTCGATCGCAACCATCATGTCTAATGCAGCTTACCGCACGGGACAACGCGTTACTTTTGACGAAAAAACGCAAGAGGTAATGGCGGGTGATAAGGTGTTTAAGTACTAG